The Seriola aureovittata isolate HTS-2021-v1 ecotype China chromosome 2, ASM2101889v1, whole genome shotgun sequence genome has a segment encoding these proteins:
- the LOC130176391 gene encoding tolloid-like protein 2: MWNFIVVLVLLTAGYRAQVYDNNPEGVLFRVCPYRHVVSQIKSSHTDSDRQWKIECNTELNALDSTRQCYWSSFYKLYEQEMSFNCRANGVVAGVYSDYSGSHGDRRWIFLCCTSPKLITFECRETPMVNYWNENFNWHVPGDNLLTGVQTHNKNNNGDHRWSFSYCRGITTDDLAVSSQILSANSPMENLLTEGDVMVPRTRNARVCGNCRWPKSNQVVQVPYTISDAFSSSEKVAIQNAIDDFHLSTCIRFTLRTGQTSYISIVKKVGCWSLIGRSGATQELSLGNGCINNGIIQHELIHALGFWHEQSRTDRDIYVKINYENILSGRERNFHLLETNNLNVPYDYSSVMHYGAKDFSKNGRDTITPLSPTATIGQRIRMSDNDILKINKVYSCRNYLHKNGEWDNELGGVLSRQCPSGQAVSAIRSSHNDDKNDRLWGISCKAFKVTRTCQWSRYVNEYWGHMDFKCANNEVIAGVHSVYNSIMGDRRWKFYCCSAPGFTMVNCKDEPLVNYWKEYFNWPVASSNYLTGVKSYFDSQTRDRRWSFTYCQRNLP, from the exons ATGTGGAACTTCATCGTGGTTCTCGTCCTTCTGACGG CTGGATACAGAGCACAGGTCTATGACAACAATCCCGAAGGTGTTTTGTTTCGTGTATGTCCTTATAGACATGTTGTGTCTCAGATTAAAAG CTCCCACACTGACAGTGATCGCCAATGGAAAATTGAATGCAATACAGAACTGAATGCTTTGGACAGTACCAGGCAGTGCTACTGGTCAAGTTTCTACAAGTTATATGAGCAAGAAATGAGCTTCAATTGCCGGGCCAATGGTGTTGTTGCTGGCGTCTACAGCGATTACAGTGGCTCACATGGAGACAGAAG ATGgattttcctctgctgcacttCTCCAAAACTGATCACATTCGAATGCCGGGAAACCCCAATGGTCAACTACTGGAATGAAAACTTCAACTGGCATGTCCCTGGAGACAACTTACTAACAGGTGTCCAGACCCACAATAAGAATAACAATGG AGATCATCGCTGGAGTTTCAGTTACTGCAGAGGAATAACAACAG atgaccTGGCAGTCAGTTCACAGATCCTCTCTGCAAACAGTCCAATGGAAAACCTATTGACTGAAGGAGATGTTATGGTCCCAAGAACAAGGAATGCAAGAGTCTGTGGAAACTGCAGATGGCCAAAGTCAAACCAGGTGGTTCAAGTTCCGTACACCATAAGTGATGCCTTTAGCAGCTCCGAAAAGGTCGCGATTCAAAATGCTATCGATGACTTCCACTTGAGCACCTGCATTCGCTTTACTCTCCGCACAGGCCAGACCAGCTACATCAGCATTGTGAAAAAAGTAGGATGTTGGTCACTAATTGGAAGAAGTGGGGCCACTCAAGAATTATCTCTTGGTAATGGATGCATTAATAATGGCATCATTCAGCACGAGCTCATTCACGCACTCGGCTTCTGGCACGAGCAAAGTAGAACCGACAGGGACATTTACGTCAAGATCAactatgaaaacattttgagcGGACGAGAAAGGAACTTTCACCTTCTTGAGACAAACAACCTCAATGTTCCATATGACTACTCCTCTGTTATGCATTACGGAGCAAAGGACTTTTCAAAGAACGGACGAGACACCATCACTCCCCTCTCACCCACAGCAACAATAGGCCAGAGGATCCGCATGTCAGACAATGACATTCTGAAAATCAACAAGGTTTACAGCTGCA GGAACTACCTGCATAAGAATGGCGAGTGGGACAATGAGTTGGGTGGTGTTTTGAGCCGCCAGTGCCCCTCTGGCCAAGCTGTTTCCGCCATCAGAAG CTCCCACAATGACGACAAAAATGATCGCCTTTGGGGGATTTCGTGCAAGGCTTTCAAGGTAACCAGGACATGCCAATGGTCAAGATATGTGAACGAATATTGGGGACACATGGACTTCAAATGTGCAAACAATGAAGTGATTGCTGGGGTCCACAGCGTCTACAACTCCATCATGGGGGACAGGAG ATGGAAGTTCTACTGCTGCAGTGCTCCTGGTTTTACCATGGTCAACTGCAAAGACGAACCACTGGTCAACTACTGGAAGGAGTACTTCAACTGGCCAGTCGCCAGCAGCAACTACCTGACCGGAGTGAAAAGTTATTTTGATAGTCAAACACG CGATCGCCGGTGGAGCTTCACATACTGCCAGAGGAATCTTCCGTGA